The window TCGCCTCCAGCACCGCGACCGAGCGCTCCGCGTCGACCCGGTAGATCATCGCGAACGGCACGTCCTGGGGATTCGACGCCAGGATGGCGGCCGCTTCACGGTAGACGAGCTCCTCGCGCTCCGAGCCCTTGCATCGCGCCGCGAGATCGCGCAGCGTGCGGAGCCTGCGTTCCGCGATCACCTTCTCCGTCGTCTCGATGACCGGGCAGAAGATGCCGCCGATCCGTCCCCCCTCGGCGTGAATGGGGCTGTACGAGAAGGAGAAGTACGCCTCCTCGGGATAGCCGTGTCGGTCGATGTGAAGGAGGAGGTCCCGTGACCGCGTGGCCTCACCGCGCTCCATCACCTGCGCGAGCATCGGGGCGATGACGTCCCAGATCTCGGCCCAGACCTTCGACCCGGGCATCCCGAGCGCTCCGGGATGCTTGGATCCGAGCGCCGCCCGGTACTCGTCGTTGTAAAGGATGGTGAGCTCCGGCCCCCACCAGAGCACGATCGGGAACGCGCA of the Candidatus Eisenbacteria bacterium genome contains:
- a CDS encoding PAS domain S-box protein; its protein translation is MLESIFPGATEMARRMRELDWSATSLGPVEGWPQSLRTSVSTCLDCAFPIVLWWGPELTILYNDEYRAALGSKHPGALGMPGSKVWAEIWDVIAPMLAQVMERGEATRSRDLLLHIDRHGYPEEAYFSFSYSPIHAEGGRIGGIFCPVIETTEKVIAERRLRTLRDLAARCKGSEREELVYREAAAILASNPQDVPFAMIYRVDAERSVAVLEA